One Candidatus Paceibacterota bacterium genomic window carries:
- the lexA gene encoding transcriptional repressor LexA yields the protein MRNSYQEKIESFYKDNKRMPSYSEMMKLFGFKSKNAVFRVVEKLINTGVVAKDHLGRLIPSETFTEDISSVPMLGFVTAGFPATVEEELADKVNLDDFLIKNKPLTYMLEVDGDSMIDAHIEPGDMVLVEKANTARDGQIIIAEVDGEFTMKYFRKAGAKVWLKPANKNYKPIYPKHSLNINAVVKAVIRKY from the coding sequence ATGCGTAATTCGTATCAGGAAAAGATTGAATCTTTTTATAAAGATAATAAAAGGATGCCTTCGTATTCAGAAATGATGAAGTTATTCGGTTTTAAATCGAAGAACGCAGTGTTTCGCGTAGTGGAAAAGTTGATTAACACAGGAGTAGTCGCGAAAGATCATTTAGGCAGATTGATCCCTTCTGAAACTTTCACAGAGGATATCTCTAGTGTACCGATGCTTGGCTTTGTCACTGCTGGATTTCCGGCGACGGTAGAGGAAGAGTTGGCTGATAAAGTAAACTTGGATGACTTTTTAATAAAAAATAAACCACTAACGTACATGCTCGAAGTGGATGGGGACTCGATGATCGATGCGCACATAGAGCCGGGGGATATGGTGCTCGTGGAGAAAGCAAATACGGCTCGTGATGGACAAATAATAATTGCTGAAGTGGATGGAGAGTTTACTATGAAATATTTTCGCAAAGCTGGCGCCAAAGTCTGGCTCAAACCAGCCAATAAAAATTACAAACCGATTTATCCGAAACATTCACTAAACATTAATGCGGTAGTGAAAGCGGTAATAAGGAAGTATTAA
- a CDS encoding YifB family Mg chelatase-like AAA ATPase: MSFAKVYSAQVNLLKGSIVTIEVDLSKGLHSFSLVGLPDKAVDESKDRVSGAIKNSGFKSPKAKNQKIIVSLSPADLKKEGPFFDLGIALSYMLAAHDVKFNPEKKIFLGELGLDGALRKIRGALPLAQEAKRLGFEEIYLPKENAVEAALVEGIKIFGANSLQEVVEHLDERKKTIEEKIKRITLQSQTRINYKKEISRIDFSDIRGQEGAKRGLEIAAAGGHNIAMYGPPGTGKTMLARAFSQILPDLDLDEVLEITGIHSVAGNTNGELVCFPPFRSPHHTSSYVSIIGGGTYPKPGEVTLAHRGVLFLDEFPEFEKRVIESLRQPLEDNIVSISRAKGNACFPSNFILVAAMNPCPCGNATSKQKACICKPSDLDRYKRKLSGPIVDRIDLWVSVGNVDYKKLGGDGSGEKSEKIKERIIRAREIQKNRFEKFQKDIKKKITTNSEMNVKDLGIMVTLGGRVRDLLDDSAERLSLSARAYHRVIKIARTIADLENSPEVEEHHILEAIQYRPKVNS, from the coding sequence ATGTCTTTTGCAAAAGTTTACTCGGCACAAGTTAATTTGCTCAAGGGTTCTATCGTGACTATCGAAGTTGACCTTTCAAAAGGGCTTCATTCTTTTAGCCTGGTGGGACTTCCAGACAAAGCCGTAGATGAGTCGAAAGACAGAGTAAGCGGAGCCATAAAAAATTCTGGTTTTAAATCTCCTAAAGCAAAAAATCAAAAAATAATAGTTTCACTTTCGCCTGCCGATTTAAAAAAGGAAGGCCCTTTTTTTGATTTAGGAATTGCTCTTTCATATATGCTCGCCGCCCACGATGTTAAATTCAATCCGGAGAAAAAGATTTTCCTAGGAGAGCTGGGACTCGACGGCGCTTTGCGAAAAATTCGCGGGGCATTGCCTCTCGCGCAAGAGGCCAAAAGGCTTGGTTTTGAAGAAATATATTTACCAAAAGAAAATGCAGTGGAGGCAGCGTTAGTGGAAGGTATAAAAATTTTTGGAGCGAATAGTTTACAAGAAGTGGTGGAACATCTAGATGAAAGAAAAAAAACTATTGAAGAAAAAATAAAAAGAATTACACTTCAATCTCAGACCAGAATAAATTATAAAAAAGAAATATCGCGGATTGATTTTTCTGATATCCGAGGACAAGAAGGCGCCAAGCGAGGTTTGGAGATCGCAGCAGCTGGCGGACACAATATCGCTATGTATGGTCCGCCTGGCACAGGCAAGACGATGCTCGCCAGAGCTTTTTCTCAAATTTTGCCGGACTTGGATCTCGATGAAGTTTTGGAAATTACCGGCATCCATTCGGTAGCTGGGAATACAAATGGGGAGCTCGTATGTTTTCCTCCGTTTCGTTCTCCGCATCACACATCATCTTATGTCTCTATCATTGGCGGGGGAACTTACCCCAAGCCTGGAGAGGTGACCCTCGCCCATAGGGGAGTTTTGTTTTTGGATGAATTTCCAGAATTTGAAAAAAGAGTTATCGAATCTTTGCGTCAACCGCTCGAAGATAACATCGTGTCAATTTCCCGCGCCAAAGGAAATGCTTGTTTCCCCTCAAATTTTATTTTAGTCGCGGCGATGAATCCTTGTCCTTGCGGAAATGCGACTTCGAAACAAAAAGCGTGCATTTGCAAACCGTCTGATTTAGACAGATATAAAAGAAAATTGTCCGGGCCGATTGTAGACCGCATCGATCTTTGGGTTTCAGTCGGGAATGTTGATTATAAAAAATTGGGAGGAGATGGGAGTGGAGAGAAGAGTGAAAAGATAAAAGAAAGAATAATCAGAGCGCGAGAAATTCAAAAAAATAGATTTGAAAAATTCCAGAAAGATATAAAGAAAAAAATAACGACGAATAGCGAAATGAATGTGAAAGATTTAGGCATAATGGTGACTTTGGGTGGCAGGGTGCGGGATCTGCTCGACGACAGCGCCGAACGCTTGAGCTTGTCCGCTCGCGCCTATCATCGAGTGATAAAAATCGCTCGCACCATAGCCGATCTCGAAAATTCTCCCGAGGTTGAAGAGCATCATATTTTGGAAGCAATACAATATAGGCCGAAAGTGAATTCATAA
- the metK gene encoding methionine adenosyltransferase has translation MFYKHCKNYTVESVTSGHPDKICDQISDAILDAYLKLDPKSRVAIETFGGHGRLVIGGEVTSLGHSPTGEPKGKVNYVQIARDVYKKIGYTDKLEISANIVTQSPDIALGVDTGGAGDQGIMYGYATDETPEFLPKGIVLAHKLAKQLEEMRKSGKIKWLRPDGKTQVTYTNGKLNTVLVSTQHSPNIKLEEIKKEITKKVILPLLSKEERKRACPVRGHEGSQCVSASNGIKILVNPTGKFTAGGFEADTGLTGRKIMIDTYGGLVPHGGGCFSGKDATKVDRSGAYMARFVAKNLVANGYGKEALVSVAYAIGMAEPLMIEAINEKGEDLSKVVREHFDFKPLAIIKKLGLQNPIYEQTATYGHFGKKNLPWEKICPVRGREGSQRPSASNGIEKTK, from the coding sequence ATGTTTTACAAACACTGCAAAAATTATACAGTCGAGAGCGTGACCTCCGGCCACCCGGATAAAATCTGTGATCAAATATCAGATGCTATTTTAGACGCTTATTTAAAGTTAGACCCGAAAAGCCGAGTGGCTATAGAAACCTTTGGCGGACATGGTCGCCTTGTTATTGGTGGAGAAGTAACATCCCTCGGGCATAGTCCTACGGGCGAGCCAAAAGGAAAAGTAAATTATGTGCAAATAGCGCGAGATGTTTATAAAAAGATTGGCTACACAGACAAGCTTGAAATCTCTGCCAATATAGTCACTCAGTCTCCAGACATTGCTTTAGGAGTAGACACAGGCGGTGCTGGAGACCAAGGCATCATGTATGGATATGCCACTGATGAAACGCCTGAGTTTCTACCAAAAGGAATAGTGTTGGCGCACAAACTTGCAAAACAATTAGAAGAAATGAGAAAAAGTGGAAAAATAAAATGGCTCAGGCCCGATGGAAAAACGCAAGTCACTTATACCAATGGGAAATTAAATACTGTACTAGTTAGCACCCAACATTCTCCAAATATTAAACTGGAAGAAATAAAAAAGGAAATTACAAAAAAAGTGATATTACCCTTACTCTCCAAAGAAGAAAGAAAAAGGGCCTGTCCCGTTAGAGGCCACGAGGGCTCGCAGTGTGTCTCTGCCTCTAATGGGATAAAAATTTTAGTAAATCCAACGGGTAAATTTACTGCTGGCGGTTTCGAAGCGGACACCGGTCTAACTGGAAGAAAAATAATGATAGATACTTATGGCGGGCTCGTTCCGCACGGAGGCGGATGTTTCTCTGGGAAAGATGCCACCAAAGTAGACCGCTCTGGCGCTTATATGGCGCGTTTTGTCGCCAAAAATCTCGTAGCAAACGGATACGGCAAAGAAGCCTTAGTGTCTGTCGCCTACGCTATCGGAATGGCAGAACCCTTGATGATAGAAGCCATAAATGAAAAAGGTGAAGATTTGTCAAAAGTAGTCCGAGAGCATTTTGATTTCAAACCGCTTGCCATAATAAAAAAACTTGGTCTTCAAAATCCTATTTATGAGCAAACCGCTACCTATGGCCATTTCGGTAAAAAAAATCTCCCGTGGGAAAAGATTTGTCCCGTTAGAGGCCGCGAGGGCTCGCAGCGACCCTCTGCCTCTAACGGGATTGAAAAAACAAAATAA